Below is a genomic region from Pseudomonas svalbardensis.
CCATTGCGTTTGAAGCGTTTGATGTCTCGGGCACTCAGGGACGCGGTTTTCGCCCCGGTGTCGAGTTTGGCGGCGACTTCCAGGTCGATGCCGTCCAGGGAGGCGTACTCGTTGAGGCCGTAAACAGTCTTTTCCCCCGCCGCGGCGAAACCGGGCAGGCAAAGAAGATAAAGGAAGGTGGGGAAGGGCTTGAGTCTCATAAATCCTGGTGCGCAGCGGTCCGTACTTCGATTCAAGGCCCTGGCATTGCTGCGCAAGCTCCCTCGTATGCCTATCAACTGTTTATGACAAGCAGTGCAGATGTCACAAACAAATGCGGCCGGCATTCTAGCACGGTGGTTTTATGGCGCCAGCGCCGGGAGGCGGCTATAAACAGAGGGACTGCTTCGTTAAGGTGCAGTCGGTTATTAGACGATTGTCGACAATACCTATTTATCCTTTGACTAAAAGGTCTGTATTAGCTAGTTTTTGCGGCATCAGCTTTCAAGGTGTCGACAATATGCTGGATCAACTCGATCCCCCGGTCATTGCCCAAGACGATTCCGAGACACTTTCCGAGAACGTCTTCCGGCGCATTCAGGCGGCCATCGTCAAGGGTGAGATCGCCCCGGGCAGCAAGATCTCCGAGCCGGAACTGGCGCGCACCTATGGCATCAGCCGCGGGCCGCTGCGTGAGGCGATCCACCGTCTGGAAGGCCAGCGCCTGCTGGTTCGCGTGCCGCACGTCGGGGCGCGGGTGGTTTCGTTGAGCCATGCCGAGCTGCTGGAACTCTACGAAATCCGCGAATCCCTCGAAGGCATGGCCTGCCGTCTGGCGGCCGAGCGCATGACCCTCGAAGAAATCGACGAACTGCGCCGGGTCCTCGAAACCCACGAGCGCGATGCGGCGTTTCAGGCCGGTGTCGGCTACTACCAGCAGGAAGGCGATTTCGACTTCCACTACCGAATCATCCAGGGCAGCGGCAACCGCACCCTGACGCAGATGCTCTGCGGCGAGCTCTATCAACTGGTGCGCATGTACCGCATCCAGTTTTCCACCACGCCCAATCGCCCGCGTCAGGCCTTTGCCGAGCACCACCGAATTCTCGACGCCATCGCCGACCGTGACGGTGAGCTGGCCGAGTTGTTGATGCGCCGCCATATCGGCGCCTCCAAACGCAATATCGCTCGTCACTACCAGGACGGCGCAAACCAGACAGCCACTGAACGAGGTGAGTCATGAGTTCCAACAAGAGCACTCCAGGCCAGCGTTTCCGCGATGCGGTCGCCAGCGAACATCCGCTGCAAGTGGTCGGCGCGATCAACGCCAATCACGCGCTGCTGGCCAAGCGCGCCGGTTTCAAGGCTATTTATCTGTCGGGTGGCGGGGTGGCTGCCGGCTCCCTCGGCGTGCCGGACTTGGGTATCACCGGTCTGGACGATGTGCTGACTGACGTACGTCGCATCACTGACGTCTGCGACCTGCCGCTGCTGGTGGACGTGGACACCGGTTTCGGTTCTTCGGCGTTCAACGTCGCGCGCACCGTCAAGTCGATGATCAAGTTCGGCGCGGCGGCGATTCACATCGAAGACCAGGTCGGCGCCAAGCGCTGCGGGCACCGTCCTAATAAAGAGATCGTGTCGCTGCAGGAAATGGTCGATCGCATCAAGGCTGCTGTCGATGCCCGCACCGATGACAGCTTCGTGATCATGGCCCGCACCGACGCCCTTGCGGTGGAAGGCCTGGAATCTGCACTGGATCGTGCCGCGGCGTGCATCGAGGCCGGCGCTGACATGATCTTCCCGGAAGCCATCACCGAACTGGACATGTACAAGCTGTTCGCCAACCGCGTGAAAGCGCCGATCCTGGCCAACATCACCGAATTCGGCGCGACGCCGCTGTACACCACCGAGCAACTCGCTGCTGCCGATGTGTCGCTGGTGCTGTACCCGCTGTCGGCGTTCCGCGCGATGAACAAAGCTGCAGAAAACGTCTACACCGCGATCCGCCGCGACGGCACGCAACAGAACGTCATCGACACCATGCAGACGCGCATGGAGCTTTACGATCGCATCGACTACCACACCTTCGAGCAGAAGCTCGATGCGTTGTTCGCCGCGAAGAAGTAATGACGAACGCACCTCTGTAGCAGCTGCCGAGCAGCGCGAGGCTGCGTTCGAGGCCGAAGGACTCGCCAAGCCGGGCAACCGTGCTTACAGGTTTTACGACTGCTTCGCAGCCGAACGCAGCCTCGCGCTGCTCGACAGCTGCTACGAGAGGACGCAGCCTCGCAGGCTCGACAGCTGCTACGAAAAGAATGTAACCGTGTAGAAATTGCAGATTCCCTAACAAATTCAAGATTGGAGACAGCAATGGCCGAAGCAAAAGTACTCAGTGGCGCCGGGCTCCGTGGCCAGGTTGCCGGGCAAACCGCACTGTCCACCGTGGGCCAGTCGGGCGCAGGCCTGACCTATCGTGGCTACGACGTTCGCGAACTGGCGGCTGACGCACAATTCGAAGAAGTGGCCTACCTGCTGCTTTACGGCGAACTGCCGACCAAAACACAACTCGCCGCTTACATCAGCAAACTGAGCAAGCTGCGCGACCTGCCGCAAGCGCTGAAAGAAGTGCTGGAACGCATCCCCGCCGACGCCCACCCGATGGACGTGATGCGCACCGGTTGCTCGTTCCTGGGCAACATCGAGCCGGAGAAGGACTTCTCCGAACAACACGACGTGACCGACCGCCTGCTGGCCGCGTTCCCGGCGATCATGTGCTACTGGTATCGCTTCAGCCATGACGGCAAACGCATCAGCTGCGTGAGCGACGAACAATCCATCGGCGGCCACTTCCTGCACCTGCTGCACGACAAGAAGCCGAGCGAGTTGCACGTCAAAGTGATGAACGTTTCGCTGATTCTCTACGCGGAACACGAGTTCAACGCCTCGACCTTCACCGCACGGGTTTGTGCATCGACGCTGTCGGACATGTACTCCTGCGTCACGGCCGCCATTGGCTCGCTGCGTGGTCCGCTGCATGGCGGCGCCAACGAAGCGGCGATGGAAATGATCGAGCGCTTCAGCTCGCCGGAAGAGGCGATCAAAGGCACCCTCGGCATGCTCGAGCGCAAGGACAAGATCATGGGCTTCGGTCACGCGATCTATAAGGACAACGATCCGCGCAACGAGGTGATCAAGGGCTGGTCGAAAAAACTCGCTGACGAAGTGGGCGACACCGTGTTGTTCCCGGTTTCCGAAGCCATCGACAAGACCATGTGGGAACAGAAGAAACTGTTCCCGAACGCCGACTTCTACCATGCGTCGACGTACCACTTCATGGGCATCCCGACCAAGTTGTTCACACCGATTTTCGTCTGCTCGCGCCTGACCGGCTGGGCGGCGCACGTGTTCGAACAACGTGCCAACAACCGCATCATCCGCCCGAGCGCCGAGTACGTCGGCGTCGAACAGCGCAAGTTCGTGCCAATCGAACAACGCTGAATGGTGGAGGCTGAGGCAGCTAACTGAAGGAACCGGGAACCCTGTGGGAGCGAGCCTGCTCGCGAAGACGGACTGACATCCAACAATGATGTCGACTGAAATACCGCTTTCGCGAGCAGGCTCGCTCCCACATTGGATCGTGTGACTTTCAGGGCTAGCGCCAGGCACCCACTTTCGCAACTACCGTGACCGAGTCCTGACGATGAACACTGAATTCCGTAAACCGCTGCCCGGCAGCCATCTGGATTACTTCGACGTCCGCGCAGCTGTCGAGGCTATCCAGCCTGGCGCCTACGACACCCTGCCGTACACCTCCCGCGTGCTGGCGGAAAACCTGGTGCGTCGCTGTGACCCGGCCACGCTCACCGAATCCCTGAAGCAATTCATCGAGCGCAAACGCGACCTCGACTTCCCGTGGTTCCCGGCCCGCGTGGTGTGCCACGACATTCTCGGTCAGACCGCGCTGGTGGACCTCGCCGGCCTGCGTGACGCCATCGCCCTGCAAGGTGGCGATCCGGCGCAAGTGAACCCGGTGGTGCCGACGCAATTGATCGTCGACCACTCCCTGGCCGTCGAGCGCGGTGGCTTCGATCCGGAGGCGTTCGAGAAGAACCGCGCCATCGAAGACCGTCGCAACGAAGACCGTTTCCACTTCATCAACTGGACCAAAAAGGCCTTCAAGAACGTTGATGTGATCCCGCCTGGCAACGGGATCATGCACCAGATCAACCTGGAGAAAATGTCTCCGGTGATCCAGGTGCGCGACGGCGTGGCGTTCCCCGACACTTGCGTCGGCACCGACAGCCACACTCCGCACGTCGATGCACTGGGCGTGATCGCCATCGGTGTCGGCGGTCTGGAAGCTGAAAGCGTGATGCTCGGCCGCGCGTCCTGGATGCGTCTGCCGGAAAGCGTTGGCGTTGAACTGACCGGCAAGCTGCAACCGGGCATCACCGCCACCGACATGGTGCTGGCGCTGACAGAGTTCCTGCGTCAGCAAAAAGTCGTCGGCGCGTGGCTGGAATTCTTCGGCGAAGGCGCCTCGGCGCTGACCCTCGGTGACCGCGCAACCATTTCCAACATGGCCCCGGAGTACGGTGCAACTGCGGCGATGTTCTACATCGACCAGCAGACCATCGACTACCTGAAACTCACCGGCCGTGAAGACGAGCAGGTGCAGTTGGTCGAGAGCTACGCCAAGACCACAGGCCTGTGGGCTGACAGTCTGAAAGGCGCGCAATACGAGCGCGGGTTGACCTTCAACCTGTCCTCGGTAGTGCGCAATATGGCTGGCCCGAGCAACCCGCACGCCCGCGTCGCCACCTCGGACCTCGCGGCTCAAGGCATCTCCGGCCAGTGGGACGACGTTCCAGGCCAGATGCCGGACGGCGCGGTGATCATCGCCGCCATCACCAGTTGCACCAACACCAGCAACCCGCGCAACGTCATTGCCGCCGGCCTGCTGGCGCGCAATGCCAACAAGCTCGGGTTGACCCGCAAGCCGTGGGTCAAATCGTCCCTGGCGCCGGGTTCGAAAACCGTGGCGCTGTACCTCGACGAGGCCGGCCTGACCAGCGAGCTGGAACAACTCGGTTTCGGCATCGTCGCCTTCGCTTGCACCACCTGCAACGGCATGTCCGGCGCGCTGGATCCGGTGATCCAGCAAGAGATCATCGACCGCGACCTGTACGCCACTGCTGTGTTGTCCGGTAACCGCAACTTCGACGGCCGGATCCACCCGTACGCCAAGAACGCCTTCCTTGCGTCGCCGCCATTGGTCGTGGCTTACGCCATCGCCGGCACCATCCGTTTCGACATCGAAAAAGATGTGCTGGGCCTGGACGCCGAGGGCAAGGAAATCCGCCTGAAAGACATCTGGCCGAGCGACGAAGAAATCGACGCGGTGGTCAAGGCGTCGGTCAAGCCGGAGCAGTTCCGTCAGGTCTACATTCCGATGTTCGCCATCCACGAAGACACCGGCCCGAAAGTGACGCCGCTGTACGACTGGCGCGAGATGAGCACCTACATCCGCCGTCCGCCGTATTGGGAAGGCGCGCTGGCCGGGGCTCGTCCGCTGAAGGGCATGCGCCCGCTGGCGGTGCTGCCGGACAACATCACCACCGATCACCTGTCGCCTTCGAATGCGATCATGCTCGACAGCGCCGCCGGTGAATACCTGGCGAAAATGGGCTTGCCGGAAGAGGACTTCAACTCTTATGCAACGCACCGCGGTGACCACTTGACCGCGCAACGCGCGACCTTCGCCAACCCGAAACTGTTCAATGAAATGGTTCAGGAAAACGGCAAGGTCAAACAGGGTTCGCTGACTCGCGTCGAGCCGGAAGGCCAGGTCATGCGCATGTGGGAAGCCATCGAAACCTACATGGAACGCAAGCAGCCGCTGATCATCATCGCCGGCGCCGACTACGGTCAGGGTTCGTCCCGCGACTGGGCAGCCAAAGGTGTGCGTCTGGCGGGTGTGGAAGCGATTGCGGCCGAAGGCTTCGAGCGCATTCACCGCACCAACCTGGTGGGCATGGGCGTGTTGCCGCTGGAATTCAAACCGGGCACCGACCGCAAGACATTGGGCATCGATGGCAGCGAAACCTACGATGTGATCGGTGAGCGCACCCCGCGTGCCGAGCTGACGCTGGTGATCAACCGCAAGAACGGCGAACGCGTCGAAGTGCCGGTGACCTGCCGCCTCGACACCGCCGAAGAAGTGTCGATCTATGAGGCGGGCGGCGTGCTGCAACGCTTCGCTCAGGACTTCCTCGAAGAATCGGCGGTTGCCGTTTAACACGATGAGTTCGGGCGGGGCCATGCGGTCCCGCTCGATCCTAAAAGGAACATCATGGCTCACGCACCCCAGATCAAAATCCCCGCCACCTACATGCGTGGCGGCACCAGCAAAGGCGTGTTCTTCAGCCTGAAAGACCTGCCCGAAGCGGCACAGATTCCAGGGCCTGCTCGCGATGCCTTGTTGCTGCGCGTGATCGGCAGCCCCGACCCGTACGACAAGCAAATCGACGGCATGGGCGGCGCGACCTCCAGCACCAGCAAAACCGTGATCCTGTCGAAAAGCATCAAGGCCGATCACGACGTCGACTATCTATTCGGTCAGGTGTCCATCGATAAGCCTTTCGTCGATTGGAGCGGCAACTGCGGCAACCTGTCGGCAGCGGTCGGTTCGTTTGCTATCAGCAATGGTTTGGTGGACGCTAGCCGCATTCCGCAGAACGGCGTTGCCGTGGTTCGCGTGTGGCAGGCCAACATCGGCAAGACCATCATCGCCCACGTGCCTATTACCAACGGTGAAGTGCAAGAAACCGGCGATTTTGAACTCGACGGCGTGACCTTTCCGGCTGCTGAAGTGCAGGTCGAATTCATGGACCCGGCAGCGGAAGAAGAGGGCGGCGGCGGTTCGATGTTTCCTACCGGCAACCTGGTCGATGACCTCGAAGTGCCTGGCGTCGGAACCTTCAAGGCGACCATGATCAATGCCGGTATTCCGACGATTTTCGTCAATGCCGAAGACATCGGTTACACCGGCACCGAGTTGCAAGGCGCGATCAACAGTGATCCGAAAGCGTTGCTGATGTTTGAAACCATTCGGGCTTACGGCGCATTGCGCATGGGCTTGATCAAGGATCTGGACGAAGCGGCCAAGCGTCAGCACACGCCTAAGGTTGCTTTCGTGGCCAAGCCTGCGGACTACGTTGCTTCGAGTGGAAAAGCAATTGCGGCGGGCGATATCGATCTGTTGGTGCGGGCGCTGTCCATGGGCAAATTGCACCACGCGATGATGGGCACGGCGGCGGTGGCGATTGGTACGGCAGCGGCGATTTCCGGCACGCTGGTGAACCTCGCAGCGGGCGGTATCGAACGCAATGCCGTGCGCTTTGGGCATCCGTCCGGCACCTTGCGCGTGGGTGCTGAGGCGAGCCAGGTGAACGGTGAATGGACTGTAAACAAAGCCATTATGAGCCGCAGTGCGCGGGTGTTGATGGAAGGCTTCGTGCGGGTGCCGGGCGACTGTTTCTAAACCGGACACCGAACCAATGTGGGAGCGAGCCTGCTCGCGAAGACGGACTGACATCCAGAATTGATGTCAACTGATACACCGCTTTCGCGAGCAGGCTCGCTCCCACAGGGACTGCATTTCAACAATAAGAATGCTGTAGCTAATCGAGATTGATCCCTGAACCGAGGTCCCCTCAACGAACCACTTCAAGAGTGAATCGAACATGAGCACCAACGTCGACCAGAACAACCGCCCCGACTACGACACGGTCCTGCAGGACATTGCCGACTACGTCCTCAACTTCAAGATCCAATCCGCCGAAGCCCTCGACACCGCCCGCAATTGCCTGATGGATACGTTGGGCTGCGGCCTGCTGGCCCTGCGCTTCCCCGAGTGCACCAAACACCTTGGCCCGATCGTCGAAGGCACCGTCGTCCCGTTCGGCGCTCGCGTCCCCGGCACCAGTTATCGCCTCGACCCGGTCAAAGCAGCGTGGGATATCGGCTGCATCGTCCGCTGGCTCGACTACAACGACACCTGGCTCGCGGCCGAGTGGGGCCATCCGTCCGATAACCTCGGCGGCATTCTCGCGGTGGCGGACCACTTGTCGCAAAAACGCCTCGCCAATGGCGATGCGCCGCTGACCATTCGCGTGGTGCTCGAAGCCATGATCATGGCTCACGAAATCCAGGGGGTGATCGCGCTGGAAAACTCCTTCAATCGCGTAGGCCTGGATCACGTCATTCTGGTGAAAGTCGCCTCGACCGCTGTGACCGCCAAGCTGATGGGCGCCAATCGCGAGCAGTTGCTGTCGGCGTTGTCTCACGCCTTCGCCGACGGACAGGCGCTGCGCACTTACCGTCATGCGCCGAATGCCGGATCGCGTAAATCCTGGGCGGCCGGCGATGCGTCCAGTCGCGGCGTGCGGCTTGCGGACATCGCAATGCGTGGCGAAATGGGCATCCCCGGCGTACTGACCGCCAAACAATGGGGCTTCTACGACGTGCTGTTCAGCCACACCAACAACGACCTGGCGCTCAAGCCTGAAGACAAACGCGCGTTCAGCTTCTCCCGGCCGTACGGCAGCTACGTGATGGAAAA
It encodes:
- a CDS encoding GntR family transcriptional regulator; this encodes MDQLDPPVIAQDDSETLSENVFRRIQAAIVKGEIAPGSKISEPELARTYGISRGPLREAIHRLEGQRLLVRVPHVGARVVSLSHAELLELYEIRESLEGMACRLAAERMTLEEIDELRRVLETHERDAAFQAGVGYYQQEGDFDFHYRIIQGSGNRTLTQMLCGELYQLVRMYRIQFSTTPNRPRQAFAEHHRILDAIADRDGELAELLMRRHIGASKRNIARHYQDGANQTATERGES
- the prpB gene encoding methylisocitrate lyase, translated to MSSNKSTPGQRFRDAVASEHPLQVVGAINANHALLAKRAGFKAIYLSGGGVAAGSLGVPDLGITGLDDVLTDVRRITDVCDLPLLVDVDTGFGSSAFNVARTVKSMIKFGAAAIHIEDQVGAKRCGHRPNKEIVSLQEMVDRIKAAVDARTDDSFVIMARTDALAVEGLESALDRAAACIEAGADMIFPEAITELDMYKLFANRVKAPILANITEFGATPLYTTEQLAAADVSLVLYPLSAFRAMNKAAENVYTAIRRDGTQQNVIDTMQTRMELYDRIDYHTFEQKLDALFAAKK
- the prpC gene encoding bifunctional 2-methylcitrate synthase/citrate synthase, which gives rise to MAEAKVLSGAGLRGQVAGQTALSTVGQSGAGLTYRGYDVRELAADAQFEEVAYLLLYGELPTKTQLAAYISKLSKLRDLPQALKEVLERIPADAHPMDVMRTGCSFLGNIEPEKDFSEQHDVTDRLLAAFPAIMCYWYRFSHDGKRISCVSDEQSIGGHFLHLLHDKKPSELHVKVMNVSLILYAEHEFNASTFTARVCASTLSDMYSCVTAAIGSLRGPLHGGANEAAMEMIERFSSPEEAIKGTLGMLERKDKIMGFGHAIYKDNDPRNEVIKGWSKKLADEVGDTVLFPVSEAIDKTMWEQKKLFPNADFYHASTYHFMGIPTKLFTPIFVCSRLTGWAAHVFEQRANNRIIRPSAEYVGVEQRKFVPIEQR
- the acnD gene encoding Fe/S-dependent 2-methylisocitrate dehydratase AcnD; amino-acid sequence: MNTEFRKPLPGSHLDYFDVRAAVEAIQPGAYDTLPYTSRVLAENLVRRCDPATLTESLKQFIERKRDLDFPWFPARVVCHDILGQTALVDLAGLRDAIALQGGDPAQVNPVVPTQLIVDHSLAVERGGFDPEAFEKNRAIEDRRNEDRFHFINWTKKAFKNVDVIPPGNGIMHQINLEKMSPVIQVRDGVAFPDTCVGTDSHTPHVDALGVIAIGVGGLEAESVMLGRASWMRLPESVGVELTGKLQPGITATDMVLALTEFLRQQKVVGAWLEFFGEGASALTLGDRATISNMAPEYGATAAMFYIDQQTIDYLKLTGREDEQVQLVESYAKTTGLWADSLKGAQYERGLTFNLSSVVRNMAGPSNPHARVATSDLAAQGISGQWDDVPGQMPDGAVIIAAITSCTNTSNPRNVIAAGLLARNANKLGLTRKPWVKSSLAPGSKTVALYLDEAGLTSELEQLGFGIVAFACTTCNGMSGALDPVIQQEIIDRDLYATAVLSGNRNFDGRIHPYAKNAFLASPPLVVAYAIAGTIRFDIEKDVLGLDAEGKEIRLKDIWPSDEEIDAVVKASVKPEQFRQVYIPMFAIHEDTGPKVTPLYDWREMSTYIRRPPYWEGALAGARPLKGMRPLAVLPDNITTDHLSPSNAIMLDSAAGEYLAKMGLPEEDFNSYATHRGDHLTAQRATFANPKLFNEMVQENGKVKQGSLTRVEPEGQVMRMWEAIETYMERKQPLIIIAGADYGQGSSRDWAAKGVRLAGVEAIAAEGFERIHRTNLVGMGVLPLEFKPGTDRKTLGIDGSETYDVIGERTPRAELTLVINRKNGERVEVPVTCRLDTAEEVSIYEAGGVLQRFAQDFLEESAVAV
- the prpF gene encoding 2-methylaconitate cis-trans isomerase PrpF translates to MAHAPQIKIPATYMRGGTSKGVFFSLKDLPEAAQIPGPARDALLLRVIGSPDPYDKQIDGMGGATSSTSKTVILSKSIKADHDVDYLFGQVSIDKPFVDWSGNCGNLSAAVGSFAISNGLVDASRIPQNGVAVVRVWQANIGKTIIAHVPITNGEVQETGDFELDGVTFPAAEVQVEFMDPAAEEEGGGGSMFPTGNLVDDLEVPGVGTFKATMINAGIPTIFVNAEDIGYTGTELQGAINSDPKALLMFETIRAYGALRMGLIKDLDEAAKRQHTPKVAFVAKPADYVASSGKAIAAGDIDLLVRALSMGKLHHAMMGTAAVAIGTAAAISGTLVNLAAGGIERNAVRFGHPSGTLRVGAEASQVNGEWTVNKAIMSRSARVLMEGFVRVPGDCF
- the prpD gene encoding 2-methylcitrate dehydratase, producing the protein MSTNVDQNNRPDYDTVLQDIADYVLNFKIQSAEALDTARNCLMDTLGCGLLALRFPECTKHLGPIVEGTVVPFGARVPGTSYRLDPVKAAWDIGCIVRWLDYNDTWLAAEWGHPSDNLGGILAVADHLSQKRLANGDAPLTIRVVLEAMIMAHEIQGVIALENSFNRVGLDHVILVKVASTAVTAKLMGANREQLLSALSHAFADGQALRTYRHAPNAGSRKSWAAGDASSRGVRLADIAMRGEMGIPGVLTAKQWGFYDVLFSHTNNDLALKPEDKRAFSFSRPYGSYVMENVLFKISFPAEFHAQTACEAAVTLHPQVRNRLHEIDKIVITTHESAIRIISKVGPLANAADRDHCLQYMTAVPLAFGNLVAEQYEDDFHAAHPIIDVLREKMVIVEDPRYTREYLEADKRSIANAIQVFFKDGSSTENVLVEYPIGHRRRRTDGIPLLEEKFKANLTTRFTAQRSAEIFALCKDQAALEATPVNRFVDLFVI